Within the Erpetoichthys calabaricus chromosome 1, fErpCal1.3, whole genome shotgun sequence genome, the region gttgtcATATTGGTTACTATGAACTTATTTACAGTATTGCAACAATTTCAATATACCCTCAGCTTTATAGTTTTATTAGTGGTATTAATGTTTATGGTGCTTATGCTGTCTTTGAAACTTTTTATACTGATAGTGTAATATAAAAATTTGGAGTAAATGAACAGAGTGCACATTCATGCATTATTCATAATCAATTAATTTCACCCATGGCTGTTTTTGGAATCAATGATAATGATTGCAGTTTTCAAAAGTGAAATGTGTCCCCTTAATAGTAGtatagtatatttctgtcttaaaccataataaaaccaaatgttatctgtttgatttttttgtctctgtttcaGTGGTGTGTCTACAGGTGAGAGTTGAGCGGACAAATGTGGAGGTTCAGCATGGAGAGGCTGTTCTGCTGCCCTGCTCCTTTGTAACTACAGCTGTGCCATCACGTCTCAACATTATCTGGACCACAACACCTTTATCAGAGCCAAGCTCTCCGTCTCAGGTATGTAACTGAAATGCACTCTACTGTATAACATTATTGTAACACTAAGGGACTCAGATTTACTAGTTTGAACTTCCTGTACCTCATGTGGAAAGGCAAAAAACTTATCATGCTGACCTTAGTGAACATTCATCTAGAAAATGAAGGCACTGTTGGTGGTTTGTTACTGTTGATCTTCTTGCACACTCCCATATCAGATTCTGCACTCTTCACCACTTTAATATCATTCTGATTATGATTATATTGTACCCAGTAGTTTCACCTTTCAGTAGGTTGTCTCAGTCTATGGAACTTGAACATGCTCTCAAGATGCAGTCTAAGGTCAACTTTTGTCCATTATGTTTTCAGGCAGTTTGCCCTTGGCCCCTTCTTTGGTGTTTGTTGCCTTACATGGAGAACTGTGCTTAAGGTATTAGATGGGAGGGTCAAATACAATTTGTAGAGTCTGCCTGAAGTGTGTTACTCTAGCGTTATTATATGTTGGAGTTCCAGGCATGGCAAAAGAATGTGTAAGACCTCCAGAAGACCACAAAGCAGGCCAGCTCAGAAGAGGCTTATCCCCGTCTGCAAGTCTCCAAACTGAAACTGCAGGCTGAAGTCTACATAGGCTTAACAATAGGGaatttgctttttaaaagcaaaatattacaaatgtcttGAAATGCCCAACAATGGAGAGAAATTGTTAAAGCTGTGGCTATTTAACAAAAGGGCAATGACAAAACATATAATTTCAGAATTTATGAACAAAAATAGACCAAAATgttcaaaagagaaaaaaggatgtGCCTAAAAAAGCAATCTGAGGTAACCAAGTCcaatacacaatatgaaagcagtaattcaagaacaaaaacaaacaaatcacaaaaaacagtacatacaaagaaagaaagcaacacTTACATATTCTACTACAAAGTCAGTGCTCCACTGCTGGGTCTTCTCTTTCTGACTGAATTtaaagccagaaggaggacccagcagcagtgatgtcagagtaGCCACACTTCCCGTGGCGCCAcccaaaaagcacaaaaaatggcagcacatttaaagagagaatacaaataacataataaaaatgtaattcaaaattaacaaaaacaaccatgaaacagaaaacaaatacaaaccAGGGGAAAAAACCCTGGCTGTTACACAACAAGGCTATACTTTGTATCTTAACCTGAACCCTTTCTTGTGATTACAGACTAATGTGTTTACTGTTTCTGACCGTTTGTCTATCTTTTTATATtcatgtggttgtgtgtgtgtgtgtattttgacCACTTTCTGTATTTAATGCTCCTTTTTGGATTTTGGATTATAATAAATAAGATGTACCATTTTTTACCTGTCTTATTCCTGACTCAGAGCAGTagtggatctaccatcagggagTTTTGGGCATGTGCCCAAGGAGTATGTGTTGGTGAGGGGCCTTTTCACCAATACACCCTTTATAAACTAGAATGAATCTAAAGCAGGAATATAAGCTACTAGCAAAGCTATTGTCATGCAGGGTCATAAGTGGAAGCAAAAATCTCAGGTATTTAAAGCAAAGCAAGAAATAGTCTGTCTGGGAGTCCCAAATCAAAAGATATTCCTCTGATTTCATTTCTGAGAGTATATGTTAGACAAGAAATGAGGCAGTGAAATCTTTAGATACAGTAGAGTTACAGTCAGAAAACAAGAGCTAAGTAGAAGCTCATCTTCAAGGTAATCCTCGATTTCATTGCTGTTTGTTCCACACATTAAATTGTAACACATGTGTATCATCTTTCTTTTTTAAGGGTCAAAtaactttaaaatgtgttaataTTAATTTTCGATTAGAAGCAGTTAAATGTTGTTGTATGATATGTCACTTCTCAGATCAGCTTGATTTCATTCTGCTCTTTTTCTTCCTACACATTACCTATGACTTGCAAAACAGTGATAACACTGAATTATAATCTGACATaaagcatttcattattttttaaaaatgaattaaataagataaaaattTTGGTAATACTTTGTGACGGTTTTGTTTTTCAGGTTATTGTGTATGATCAAGGCCAGGCAATTGAAAGTCCTACTTTAACTGGCCGAGTCAGGTTTGTTTCTGCTCCACTGAGTGCTGACATCCTTCTCAACATGACTCGCTTGTCTGATGCTGGAAAATATCGATGTGTAGTGAGCAACCCCCCTGAATCAGGATCTCCTGGAATAGCAGAGCTGAGCCTTACTgttcttggtaaaaaaaaatagaaatatgtgctgatttatgttttatttttaatcaccTCTTGCTGGTTTTCTTAATTTACATGTCCTTATTGTTACTGTTTAGTTTCTGAGTTCCGATTTCCAACCTCTGTCACTGTTCAAGTGgattttgaatgttctccccaagtcTCCATTGGATTCAATTGGTATTTCACATTAATCCaacttcccaaagatgtgcagattaggttaattAGGGTTCAACACCTGGTTGAGAGTGTTGCACAGTTTAAAAAATTCATTAtacttcagttttcattttggtttatgtTTTTTTCCACCTTGCATTTTCCTGCCTTACAAGGTTGTGAAGTGTTTACCCCGTTGTGACGTCACCTCAGTGATTTCTGTTGTCATGCATGTGTTGGGCACAGACGTGCTTAATGACTGTGTGGCATGAGTGAATGTTCTAGTAGCTTTTCTTTCCCTTTGAAAAAAGGTCTCAAGAGTGTACATAACCATCAGCCAGATGCCATTCTAGTGATGTGTTTCTTAAACTGCAATTATTGTCCTTTTTTCATCTTTGTGAATTTTCCTCCACCATAGTGCTTTTGAAAAATGTTACTGCCCGAGTCAAAATCCAGGcaatttaacaaatatattttataaaaatattataagaaccCAGTGGGATTTGTCTTGTCTGCTGGCAGAAAGATTGGCAGTATGGGTATGGGCGTATGACGTGATGCATTGATGTTCAAACAATGGACTGTTTCTTTGTTGAGCCATACTATCAGAATAGTCTTTCATCttcacatattgtatatttttgtttatcttcatGCCAGAGAGTGACATgatgcaagtaggaatttcactgtactctgtacatgtcatGATGCAACTGCCACTACATTACCCTGTGTTAGCATTATTGAAAGTGGATACCTAGATGCACCTACTGAATTTGTAAGcttctacaaaatatttttttttgtgatcacttttaatttataaaaattcctAACCATTTACACACAACAGGGTACCCAACACACTTTTCAAGGTCCACTGATTTAGTGTTCTCAAACTCCAAAGTCAGTGTATGAACATtagaaacagcaaagaaaaagaaaaatgaggggGTAAAGTTGAAATGTTATCCCTTTTCCCAAATATATAGATAAGGCATATGATACTATTGGATAGATGAGAAGTATGAGTTTCCAAATTGGAAATTCCACATGAATGCCCTACAAAGTTGTAGCCACAAGTCAGAAAATTTAGATAAAACAAAGCTACCCAAATTCTCTGAGCGGTGATGTAATATTAATCTTTAACATTAGTCAgtggtataaaataaaaatattacttgaCAAAATCAGACAAAAACACCATTTTGAAGTGTAATTGCATTTGGAACAAGGTAAcagacatttaatacatttagtttgttgtttattttcatgaaaaaatactGGCAATCTTAAATCACTTTTTTGTGACCAAATAACAGATCAACAGTGACCTTGCATTTTGCTGAAAAGTCAGAGTGAAAGTTCACATGAAGGCATAAAAGTGGTAAGGTGAATGCAGTATTCACTCATGGACCACTGAAAGCATCGTCAATGGTGGGGTGACTCATGGAGCTCAAGAAAAGGGTTATGGCGGTCTGATGATTACTGTGGGACTCCCTACTGCAAGGACATCACCAGTAGTGGTATCAggaatgtaatatactgtagataattaaatattagttaaattagaataaaaattGCTATGAATCACAACTTTTTATTAGCTTCAAAGTCTGAGAACACAATTGTCTCATCCAGTTATGGATTGGAACAAATGTTTACAGGGAGAAAAGAGTAAAAGTTTCTAATTACTGTTACTCAGTCAAAATACTGTCCTCAGTTGTTCTCTTTCTCCCTACCATACTGTCAACAACAGCGACTCtacatgttatatatatatatatatatatatatatatatatcaataattGGTTCATGGAACTTGGTTTTATTTCCTCACAGCTTTGctataaattgtttttcttttgtattttcttattgtTTGATCACATCATAGAAAGTGTGTAATGCTGAGTGTCGATTGGCATTGCAAAATTAGTGGCCATGTGGCTGATGGCATTAGCTGTTTTCAGAAACTGTAAGGTTTTGATTTGACAATAAATATAATCAGTACAGTTCAGAtgcactgtcacatgtacagagtacaattaAATTCTAATTTGCATGTTTGACCAACACAGAATATGCACCACTTTCCAATGTAGCAAATcatatgttatttaaaatataacaccGTAGAATACTCTGGGTTAAAAGTAGCCCAGACACAAGCCTGACTACACCCAAACCCCCCACCCCGACCCCCCCAAGATTCTGCAGTCTATGGCTTCACTTAACAATTTTGGTCAATAGAGTTGATGCCTGCCACAGGAAACTGAAAGTTATCTGGGaagctttaaaatgtattgagcTGTTGTGCATAAcgttattaaaattaaaacaaaagaaaaaaaatcatgttgcaAATATGGTCTTGGAAATTGGAAGAATGAGGAGCTTGTTGAgcctaaatgattttattttaacaaaatcaatCAAAAAGGACAAAGGACAGGTAGAAGACTCACAGTGAAAGAAGATGCCAGTGCATGAGTGAGAAGGAGGAGAACTCTTTAGGAGAGGCCTGGAAGGAAACATCTCAAAAACATGCAGTGAATTAAAGGCAGGATCGGAAACATGTTTACATCCCATGGCACATTGAGGAGTGAGGTGTACttgataaataaaatgtgaagaagcAAGTTGGCGATTTCAGCTTTAGACATTAAAAGACTATTGTAACATATGAAGTTCTTGAATCTTCTCTGATGCTCATAATTTTTATGCCCCAAGGTGAATTAAAGTCCCCAAGTCTAGGAGCCTGACGTCAATTTTTTACTCATTCCACTTTTTGAAGGCTTTTAAAATAATGTCACAAGGGAGCCTGGTGTATTTTGAAGCATCTTAGAAGCTTAGATGGGTGTTAAACAATTGCATGTTTCATAGCTACTCAACATACCTCAAcatttctatatactgtactgaTAGACTTTGCACTGAGAGTTCTTCAAACATTATGCTGTTAATGGCATACAAAATGGTTTCTTACGGTACATTCAAACACCAATCATATTACTCTCCCAGTGCTACAATTGTTCAGTGATGATTgcctaaaaaatacattttaatacattaataaaacagTTACTTAACATCACAAGCTATGCTAACTTTCCATCTATACATTAGTTAACATCAGATGTTTTCTATAGGAATGTAATCTGCTATTTAAATGGTAGCATCATAGTCTTCTGAGctgaaaaaatgtttacttaGCATTGTAAATTTCTACAAAAATTCAATTAGGGACCACAAAAGCACTACGGCTCAAAGGGCTGCACTGGATTATGCTTATAGATTTGACTTATGCCTGGACTTGCAGGAACATTCCATTGAGAGAGTGTATTCATTTCTCTAAACGTTCCTAGACTTGATCCGTGGCAGACGTATCAAAGCTCTTTGCAAAAGCTCTCCAACAGTATATTGTGACATCTCCATTATTATGTAAACAGGTTTTTCCACTTTTCAGATTTTCAGACACATGCTGTTCATTGATTGATAGAAAGAATACCTAAGGTTGAAGTTCTTTGcatcagaaaaaatatttaaaaaaatcagattttgtttatttgattatgctGCAAATAGAACATTTGCTTTTATGTTCTGCCTTTATTTGCTTGTAGCTGCATTGTTAGAGTAGTATGCTGTTTAACAAGTTATACACCTGTGTGACTCAGCATGGTGGTGTGATTGCCTCACAGCTTCCAAGATCTGGGTTCAGATCTCATGCTGGTGACTGTTGGTGGACATGTCTCTATATgaatttttcttctcatttttctcTCACAACACAAAGATTAATTGTGATTCTATCTTGactagtatacagtacatacatgtgTCCTGCATCTGTTATACTATGTAGCTGAGACTGTCATGATAGGCAGGACCCTGAGTGACCTTGATATGGACTGAACAAGTTGGAGGATGGATGAAAATTCTTTTATCATATGTGACTCCTAATACCAACGGTAGATATTTAAATTCTGCGCACCTGTTTCACtattttcattcttccaagaatATAGTTTCTTGCTGTTTGTCCTTATTCTTGTCTAACTTTTTAAAGACAATAACCCTCTGTATTACACCGCAGCACCTCCCTCTTCTCCTCACTGTTTTGTGAGTGGTAATATGGATGAAGGAGGAAGCATTTCTCTGACCTGCTTTGTAGAGTATGGAGTCCCAGTACCTGATTTAAACTGGAGCAAAATCAAACCTGACAAGATCTCTCTTCCAGTCAACATGGAAGGTAAGGGAGATCACACCTTATTTCCAGTCATACCTTACGTACTGTGTATTCATCTTTTTAAGACAGATTTTCTAGTAAAATTGAAATGCTCAAAAACAGTAGAGGGAGTCTAAAATAAATTAGTCCATTCgtcatttataatgtattagCTGAAGTACACAGCGTTGCAGGAATAATTAAATGGGGAAAACTTTCTTTTGGATAAACAGCATAGCTAAACACAACCAATTATAAGACAAAAAGACATACTCTTAgataaaagctgtaatccagcaagacaatgaaactGTTATCCAGATTAACGGAAAAGAGAGTGCTGTATGTGCCAGTGGCCTTTGAAATCATGCTTTGGCaatcctgctgcctgatgggaattgtagtccccataATGTTTTTTGAATGCGTCCTTCACTTTATAACACCCCTCTCTGATATGACgtatagcctatattttaagtcAGACCAATGGCAGGGCGCATGCAAATTTTCATGAAAgtcatttctgtgtttttgtgtgattgctgagcaaacaaacagacatctaaattgtttatgattttattttatataggtaATGCAAACCACAGCATCATCAGTTTAGATCCTTTCAGGAATTAACTgaaaaactgttttacatgcaaCATTTACAATGAAGTACAATTAACTTTTTGTATGTTTGCATGTACTCTGCATGCTGCCCTACAGGCTTTCCATTCGAAGGTACTAGTGGTATATTTATCTAAGCCGCCACAGGCTTTTAGTTTCGGGATTAGCTAACTACTTCCCAATTAACTATGTTCTGAGTAAAAacctttgagttttttttttactcagttcTTTTGCAATGGTGtatgaataaatgaaaattgcATCTTTAATGCAAAACCACCAACAAAAATAATCACACTATATATTATCATCTAACTATagtaaattaaattgtaaaaataataaaattgaaataaaaaattactGGTGTATAAAGCAAACAACTGAATGCATGTACCACATGCGTCACATCAACTAAATGAatagaaaatgaaacagaattgCAAATTATTAATCAGTCATTCACAATGAAATGCTTATGTCAGGCTAAAAATTTGTGGAAGTGTTATATTAGAAAAACTATTGCTTCTtccaaaatatattatttggGAGTGATTATTACTAACTATTGACTGAATATTGTTGGCTGTGCTCATTGCTAGAAGCAGCTAAGTTGACttaat harbors:
- the LOC127526545 gene encoding immunoglobulin superfamily member 11-like, coding for MAKECVIVYDQGQAIESPTLTGRVRFVSAPLSADILLNMTRLSDAGKYRCVVSNPPESGSPGIAELSLTVLAPPSSPHCFVSGNMDEGGSISLTCFVEYGVPVPDLNWSKIKPDKISLPVNMEDSLRGTVQIFNVSSQTSGLYQCTVSNRLGTEICSVELIIHSTPHGTSGILQSIFVTLTMALILLTLLALVLWLHRSGYDRTNRSGQREEEEPCYNEIRTDALSPACHPSTKIPFSSS